GGGAGAATTCACGTTCATTGAGTCGACTGAATCACGTTTGATGCGGACACCGCGTCGGCCGGCAGCGGGCGAATCGCGTGGAGATAAAAGGTCATCAGTTCGTCGAGGACTTCGTCATCGGACTTCGCCGCGACGGACGAGAAGCAGTCGCGGTGCGTGCACCAAAGTCCGTGGATGACGAACGGAGCGGCGAGCATACGCGCGGCCACCAGCGGGTCGACGCGTCGAAACTCGCCTGATTCGACCCCGCGTTCGATGATCGATGCGATCAAACGCAGGCGGCGCGACACGACCTCCTCGGCGTAAAACCGCGCGAGGTCCGGGAAATTCTGGATCTCGGCGTGGATCAGCCGAAACAGCGGAGCGAACTTCGCGGACCGGATGAAGATCCAGTACGCGCGAAGCGAGCGGCTCAGCACTTCGGTGGCGGTGCCGCCCATCGCGCTGATTTCCTGCTCGCTCGATTCGATGTCGCTGACGACAGTGTTCCGCACGACCTCGCGAAACAGCTCTTCCTTGTTGGGGAAGTAGAGGTAGATCGTGCCCTTGGAGAGACCGGCTCGCTTGGCGATGTCGTCCAGCCGAGACACGGCGAGTCCGCGCTCGCCGAAGACCTCGAGAGCCGCCTCGAGAATCTGCTTCGGCCGCTCCTCCGGGAGCCGCCGCCATCGGGGTTCCTGCTGTTGAATCGAACGGGATGCTTCCACGTCAGGCGCCGCCTTACAGCCCTAAGTTCTTACCGATGAGCCGATTAGCTCTTCTAGTATGTTACTGACCCGTCAGTAATATACTCGGACAGAGCCCGG
This window of the Gemmatimonadaceae bacterium genome carries:
- a CDS encoding TetR/AcrR family transcriptional regulator — encoded protein: MEASRSIQQQEPRWRRLPEERPKQILEAALEVFGERGLAVSRLDDIAKRAGLSKGTIYLYFPNKEELFREVVRNTVVSDIESSEQEISAMGGTATEVLSRSLRAYWIFIRSAKFAPLFRLIHAEIQNFPDLARFYAEEVVSRRLRLIASIIERGVESGEFRRVDPLVAARMLAAPFVIHGLWCTHRDCFSSVAAKSDDEVLDELMTFYLHAIRPLPADAVSASNVIQSTQ